The Desulfobacterales bacterium DNA segment ATTGCCAGAAGGATGTAATCGGACGCCGATGTCACATACTTAACTTCCGGATTCACCAAACGCCGCACCAAAAAGAACACACAGGAAACAATCACAATCAGCGTCATTATCTCAGCCCACCCCTCGGGCAGCGTCCACCAGCTGAGGTTCCAGGATTCTTCGACCAGGGTGACATGGGCCAGTAAAAAAAGCGGCGTCAGTATTAGGCAGATGTGAAACGCAAAGGCCACGATTGTCAGCGCCGGATGCCTTCTCATATTTTCAGTGGCAAAGGGCGTGCTCCAACGAAAAATGGAGCGCAGGCTGTATTTCAAACTCATGTAGGAATAGATGAATTTTTCTTTGCGGTGAACCAATATCATTAAGCTGATGAGGCGATAAAGACAGCCACCGATGAAAAGGATAAATGCCAGCCAGGCCAATGGGCCACTCACAAAATTGTATAGATCGTGCATGCTACCCCCTTTTAGCGCAAAATCTCTTCGACAGGTACAATGCGGCGCACATAGATATTGTTATGGAGTGTGCGCAGTAGAATCTTATCGCCGTCGGGACTGAACACGGGATCCCAGATGGCATCAAATGCCTGATCCCAGATGCGATCATTGACAACAATGCTGTATTTGCCGTCTTTTTCAATTTTAGCAGCAAGCGTTTTTCCACCAGGGCTAAATACCGGCGGCCAGGCCCTGTCAAAGCCGTTTTGCCACACGGCGCCGTCAGCAACAATAAACCAGCGCCCGTCGCTTTTAGCCGCCGCCGCAACTCGCTTACCATCCGGGCTGAAGACCGCATCGCTAATTTGATCTTTAAACGTCACCGGCCAGGGGCGCCCGTTGACGGCAACGGTCCAACGGCCGTACTTGGGTGCCACGATCGCTGCCAGCGTACTGCCGTCGGAACTGATCATCGGATGCCAGAGCTGCACAAATTTTCGATCCCAGACGATCTGTCCATCTTGAGCCAGCACCCATTTACCGCCGGTTCGGACCGGAGCGATGACGGCGTTGTTTTCCGGATGAAATATGGGCTCCCAGACGCAATCAAAGGTTTGTGGCCAGGGTGTACCATTGACGGCTATGGTGTAATCGTAGAGATTCAGCCGCACCTCGGCGGCCAGTTTTTCGCCGTCCGCACTGATGGCTGTTTTCCAGACATTGACAAATGTCGTATCCCAGGGTTGACCATCTGCGGCCACGGTAAAAGCACCCTCTTGAAATTTAAGTATTTCACCTTCACCAAAATCAGCCACCTGAACGGCGGCGGCGGTGTGGGAGCCGTCGGGGCTGAGCATGGGATTGGTCATATTGGAATATGTTTTTTCCCAGACAACATCATTTAAGGCCATACCGTATGTCATATCCTGCTGAACAGCGACGGAAATGTTCTGACCGTCCGGGCTAAACTGCATATCCCACACATAGCCGAAGTTGTTCTTCCAGGACGTGCCGTCCACGGCTATGGTCCACTCTCCCATTTCAGACACAAAAGCGACCGGGCGACCGTCGGGTGTAAATCGCAGGTGCCAGATTTTATCAAATACGGTCTCCCACGCTTTTCCATTCACACAGACATTAAACTCACCTTCTGCCAAGTTGACGATGGCAGCGACCTGCTCGCCGTTGGGGCTGACGCAGAGCTCCTCCACCCAGTTATAGGTTGCATGCCACTGGCTGATATCGGCTATTTCCCTGCTGCCAGGTTCCCAGTCCCACTCAATTCGTGTCAACATTGGTTCGACTCCTGTTGGCTTGCTTCAGTTTTCCCTTGGCCGTCCTGTTTCTCAACCGCGTGCTCGCACCGATGGCAAATACCGTTAATGCGAACCGATTAGCGCGTTTGTCATGTTGAGCAGATGCTCGGCTTCAGGCGGTTTTTCAATATAGGCATCCGGGTCCGGAATGGGCTCCTGGAGACGCGCGTTGACCATATTCAAATAATGCGCAAAGGTTTTTTGGGTAACGGCTGACAGCATAATGACCGGTATCTCACACAATGTTTCATCCGTTTTGAGCTGCCGGTACATTTGAACGCCGCCTTCGCCAGGCATCATGACATCCAGTATGATTAGATCCGGACACACATCTCTGGCTTTGAGCATGCCTTCATTTCCATCCCGGGTCATCACCGGCTGATATCCGCTGGTTTCCAGAAGCGTGGAGATGAAGATTCGCATATCCAATTCATCTTCGACGATCAGAACCGTTTTCTTTTTCATACGAAAACCCTATCCTCACAAGCTGCCATTACGGGCATCGACGTTTAAAGATGAGCGACTTTATCCGGATGATTGACACTGGCCACCGGGCAGGCGGATCGCAGAACAACCTGCTCGACCGTGCTGCCGAGTTCCGCCTCTTCAGGATCAATTTCCCGCGTGTGGTGAGCCATGACAATCAGATCGCCGGTCTTTTCACGCGCAAACTTCAATATTTCAACGTATGGAATCCCTTCGCGGACTTCGATGTCGTAATTGTCATACCCGTTCATTTTGGCGACATAACGCTTTTCAATTTTTTGCCGCGCGGCTTCAATTTGTTTCTCAATCGCTGACTGCTCCATAGTGGCGCCGGCAGAGCTGGTGTTGATTTCGCAGGCATGAAAAAGATGCAGTTTAGCGCCCACCTCGCGGGCTAAGCCGAAAGCCCACTTGTAGGCATAGTCGGCAGCCTTGGAAAAATCGGTTCCGAAAACAATATTGGAAAACAATTTCCAGCAGGTGGTACAGGGGCGACTGATGATCACCACCGGACAGCGCGCGGATTTGGCCACTTTTTGCATCGTGCTGCCGACAATACTGCGGTAGCGGGTCGCACCGACATCCTCCTGCCGGGTATGTGATCCCATAATGATCAGGTCAATGTCTTCCTTGCGAGCCTTTCTTAAGATTTCCCTGTATGGGACGCCAACCGCAGCTTCGATAACCGCATTTTCACTGTCGGCCAACAAAGCGCCATAGGTATTTTTCATTTCTTCTCTGACCCAATCGATATAGTCCGGATCCGGCTCCATAAGCTCACCGGTTCTCACATCGGTAACAAAAGGGCTATAGCCGCGACTGGGAATGCCCAGTACGTGAAAAATAAACAGCTTGGCATCCCACTTCAGCTCCAGATCGAAGGCCACTTTGGCAGCGTTATCGCAAGTGGGGGAAGCCGTTGTGGCAAAAAGGATTTTTTTAAACATCTCACTTACCTCCTTAGCTCGCAGTGTTCAGGGGTGGCGTGAAAACTCAGTTGCCACGCAATCCCATCGATAAATTCGAACAGCGTGTAGACCGTATCAAATTCAAAAATATCGACACGGTCCCCGAAAACGACATGCTTCAGCCTTCCAAGCTTGAGCGGCACATCCAGCAAACCGGCCAGCTGCATGGACTTAATCTCAGAGGTCTGGCTGGCATGGACGCCAAAAAGGGAATTGTATATCTCCAGACGCTTATCCGGAACGCCGATCATCTCCACT contains these protein-coding regions:
- a CDS encoding nitrate reductase, whose translation is MHDLYNFVSGPLAWLAFILFIGGCLYRLISLMILVHRKEKFIYSYMSLKYSLRSIFRWSTPFATENMRRHPALTIVAFAFHICLILTPLFLLAHVTLVEESWNLSWWTLPEGWAEIMTLIVIVSCVFFLVRRLVNPEVKYVTSASDYILLAIVAAPFVTGILVYYQWFGYETLLILHILSGEIMLVAIPFTRLSHMLFAPLTRAYMGSEFGAIRHARDW
- a CDS encoding WD40 repeat domain-containing protein, translating into MLTRIEWDWEPGSREIADISQWHATYNWVEELCVSPNGEQVAAIVNLAEGEFNVCVNGKAWETVFDKIWHLRFTPDGRPVAFVSEMGEWTIAVDGTSWKNNFGYVWDMQFSPDGQNISVAVQQDMTYGMALNDVVWEKTYSNMTNPMLSPDGSHTAAAVQVADFGEGEILKFQEGAFTVAADGQPWDTTFVNVWKTAISADGEKLAAEVRLNLYDYTIAVNGTPWPQTFDCVWEPIFHPENNAVIAPVRTGGKWVLAQDGQIVWDRKFVQLWHPMISSDGSTLAAIVAPKYGRWTVAVNGRPWPVTFKDQISDAVFSPDGKRVAAAAKSDGRWFIVADGAVWQNGFDRAWPPVFSPGGKTLAAKIEKDGKYSIVVNDRIWDQAFDAIWDPVFSPDGDKILLRTLHNNIYVRRIVPVEEILR
- a CDS encoding response regulator, with product MKKKTVLIVEDELDMRIFISTLLETSGYQPVMTRDGNEGMLKARDVCPDLIILDVMMPGEGGVQMYRQLKTDETLCEIPVIMLSAVTQKTFAHYLNMVNARLQEPIPDPDAYIEKPPEAEHLLNMTNALIGSH
- a CDS encoding universal stress protein: MFKKILFATTASPTCDNAAKVAFDLELKWDAKLFIFHVLGIPSRGYSPFVTDVRTGELMEPDPDYIDWVREEMKNTYGALLADSENAVIEAAVGVPYREILRKARKEDIDLIIMGSHTRQEDVGATRYRSIVGSTMQKVAKSARCPVVIISRPCTTCWKLFSNIVFGTDFSKAADYAYKWAFGLAREVGAKLHLFHACEINTSSAGATMEQSAIEKQIEAARQKIEKRYVAKMNGYDNYDIEVREGIPYVEILKFAREKTGDLIVMAHHTREIDPEEAELGSTVEQVVLRSACPVASVNHPDKVAHL